One window of Camelina sativa cultivar DH55 chromosome 4, Cs, whole genome shotgun sequence genomic DNA carries:
- the LOC104783955 gene encoding pupal cuticle protein 36-like yields the protein MNGSNSVDDFAGKISGLASQSSSLGATIEEPKLVKKFHTGLPREKFIHMVASLEQVLDLNTTTFVDIVGRLKAYEERIGEVSSVEDQGKLMFTNTSNNRGGYSGFRGGSRGRGGFGRGGYSRGSFGRGGFGRGKGRGLFDGQIQGGEPQKITKTNQRKTYRK from the coding sequence ATGAATGGTTCAAATTCGGTAGATGACTTTGCAGGCAAGATTTCAGGGCTTGCATCACAATCATCTTCTTTGGGAGCGACCATTGAAGAACCAAAATTGGTAAAGAAGTTTCATACAGGATTGCCTAGAGAAAAATTTATCCATATGGTAGCTTCTCTAGAGCAAGTCCTCGACTTAAACACAACAACGTTTGTGGACATAGTGGGAAGGTTAAAGGCTTATGAGGAACGAATTGGAGAGGTAAGTTCAGTCGAAGATCAAGGCAAGTTGATGTTTACCAATACCTCTAATAATCGTGGAGGTTACAGTGGTTTCCGAGGAGGATCCAGAGGTAGAGGCGGCTTCGGTAGAGGCGGCTACAGCAGAGGTAGTTTTGGTAGAGGTGGTTTCGGTAGAGGCAAGGGTCGAGGGCTATTCGATGGCCAAATCCAAGGAGGAGAGCCACAGAagataaccaaaacaaaccaaagaaaGACTTATAGAAAGTGA